In Eubalaena glacialis isolate mEubGla1 chromosome 12, mEubGla1.1.hap2.+ XY, whole genome shotgun sequence, the sequence AGCCACATTAGAGGGTTGAAGAGTATATGGGAAGTTAACagggtttgtttgttgtttttcttttgaaagctTGACCGAATagggaaaaaaacagcaaaaggaGGATATTGCtttattatatatgtttttaaagatgaaatagtCTTAAGTTTTTGCTGCTAATAGGAACAAGCCAATAAAGAAGCTGAAGATTATAGAAATAAGACATTGAATAGGCTAAGTAATTATAAGTAAATCAGTGCATTGTGACaatactttctcttttttgtataaAATTTTTCTTGCTAAAAGCAGGAAAGAACATTAGTTATCTGTAATCCTCTCATGTTATTTTATGGATACTatttctctgcttaaaatcctcaGTGGTTTCTAACTACTTAAAGTCTGAACTCCTTAGAGTAGCATATAACACACTTTCCATAACTTTTCTTATTCCTGTCCCACCTCATCTCTCACAGCTACTTTGCATTTCACCTTGTGATCCAGCAATACTGGGAAACTTGAGGTTCCCTCAACATGTTTTGCGAATTCTTGCTTTTCTATATTTGCATGTGCTGTTACTTCAGCATTGAATGCATCTCTTCCTTTCTAACCCTACCCTCCTGTGCTTAAGACTTCTCATCTTTCAAGACTACTGTGAATTCTTCTCTATCCCCCACCCATACTGATTTTCTCTGTCATAGTGATCATATAAAAATGTGACATGATTTTACTTTCATCTCTGACCTCCTGCTGAAGCTCCTTGAGAGGAGGCACCATGTCTTCTAATCTTCACGTTGCCATACCAAACACAGAGTCTGGTACATGGCAGTTAAacaataaataggtgttgaatgaatgaatggaaactgTGGCCCTCAAAAGTAAGTGATTTGCCCACTGCCACAGAAGTGGAGCTAGAACTTATATTTTTTGGATAAATGCCCTCTTTGTTTTAATTAAGGCTTACTCTCTATTTGTTGTAGAATTTATTAAGGCATAGGTAGAAAGAGAGGTCAATAGATGAAATCTTACATGAATTTATGTATTTGGAGGGAATATTAAAGAAAACATCTAATCAGGTTTTAGTTAAGTATATTCATGAAATTCAGATTATTCTCTTTTAGGAATATGGTGAGGTCTCTGCACTGTGGGGTACATCATAATCAGTTTAGTTAAAATTGAAAAGGTAAAAGCTAAAGCTTTTTTCAGATTTCTCTGAAATCTAAAAGTTAAATATTCATTAACTGGTTTTTGGCATTAATTTATATACTACACAATATACTAGAATTTAAGTATTATATTTTGAAGTGTTTGGCCTGTTGGGCAGATTGTTATATGgtatttaaaaatgaacttttgaCTTGCTTCTTGAAGTGCTTAAGCTGTTTCAAGATGGATTGATTATATGTCAAATAAActtgttaaatgtttattttatatatttcatcctCATATAAGCCAATATACCttcatgatttgattttttttcttaaaacaatttttaaaaagcgacCACTTTTTGCCtaacttcttatttcttttccatcTCAATAACTAGAGCTGGACTGGCCATTATGGAGGAGGAGCTGCAGCACTCGCACTGCGTGAATTGTGTCAGTAGACGGTGTATGACCAGACCAGAGCCTGGGATCTCCTGTGACTTGATAGGTTGTCCATTGGTTTGTGGAGCAGTTTTCCATTCTTGTAAAGCTGATGAGCATCGACTTTTATGTCCATTGGAACGAGTGCCTTGCTTAAATAGTGACTTTGGATGTCCATTTACAATGGCTCGAAATAAAGTTGCCGAACATCTAGAAATGTGTCCTGCAAGTGTGGTGTGCTGTACTATGGAGTGGAACCGATGGCCCGTTAGTTATGCAGACCGGAAATCATATGAAAATCTAAGCAGAGATGTTGATGAAGTGGCACAATTAGATATGGCCTTGGCCCTTCAAGACCAAAGGATGCTCTTAGAGTCTCTCAAAGTAGCCACCATGATGTCAAAAGCAACTGATAAAGTATCAGAACCTAGAGAACAGATCTCAGTTAAATCAAGTGTCCCAGAAATACCACATACTAATGGTTTGGTGTCTGTTGATGAAGACTCTTATGGTGCACTTTATCAAGCTACTGTTGAAACAACCAGAAGTTTGGCTGTTGCTTTAGATATCCTGAATACCGCCACAAGAGATGTTGGCATGTTAAGTACGAGTCTTTGTGCTTCcgcaaatgaaatgaaagaagaagaaaatgccaGAGAAAGCTTACAGAACAGAGACTTGAAAGACCAGGACCATCTTTATGAGGATGAGATAGGAGCAGTAGGTGGGATTGACCATAATGACACAAGTCAGAATGCCCAGTCTGAACAAAATGGTTCAAGTGATTTATTATGTGACTTGGATGCCAGTTCTTATGGCACTTCTGCTCTTTGTAATGGCTTTCCTTTGGAAAATATATGTACACAGGTCATTGAGCAGAATCAGAATTTACATAGTGACTCAAAACAAAGTAACTTAACAAATAGAGAATGTGTAGCATCAGATGGCCCTTCAGAACCTTCTAGTTCACTTTCAGTAGCAGCACAAGTTAGGGAAGTAATACCATCTAATGCTTTGCCTAATGGCACAGTTCAGCATATCCTCATGCCAGATGATGATGAAGACTTGTGTTGGAAAAAAGTAGACTTAGGGGACCTAAGGAATGTGGATGTCTTATCTTTCAGTCATCCTCCTTCATTCAAATTTCTTTCTAATTCATGTTGGTCTAAACCAACGGAAGATAAAGCAGTAGATACATCAGATTTGGAAGTTGCAGAAGATCCAATGGGTCTCCAAGGAATAGATCTAATCACAGCAGCATTACTGTTTTGTCTAGGAGATTCTCCAGGTGGGAGGGGTATATCTGATAGTCGCATGGTTGATGTTTATCACATCGACTTTGGGACGCAGACCTTCTCACTTCCGTCTGCCATATTAGCTACAAATACAATGGTTGGAGAAATAGCTTCAGCTTCAGCTTGTGATCATGCCAACCCACAGCTTTCAAATCCAAGTCCTTTTCAGACACTTGGGCTGGATTTAGTACTGGAATGTGTCGCTAGGTACCAACCCAAGCAGCGTCCAATGTTTACATTTGTTTGTGGACAGTTATTTAGAAGAAAAGAATTTTCATCCCATTTTAAGAACGTTCATGGTGACATTCATGCTGGACTCAATGGCTGGATGGAACAGAGGTGTCCTTTAGCATATTATGGTTGTACCTATTCTCAGCGTAGGTTTTGTCCATCAACACAAGGAGTGAAGATTATACATGACCGCCATTTGAGGTCATTTGGAGTTCAGCCATCTGTATCTACAGTGTTAATAGAGCCTGCTAGAAACTGTGTGTTGGGATTACATAGTGACCATCTAAGTAGTCTTCCTTTTGAAGTCCTGCAGCATATTGCAGGCTTTCTTGATGGCTTCAGTTTATGCCAGCTCTCATGTGTATCCAAGTTAATGAGGGATGTGTGTGGCAGTCTTCTTCAGTCTCGTGGAATGGTCATTCTGCAGTGGGGGAAAAGGAAGTATCCAGAAGGAAATTCATCATGGCAGATAAAAGAAAAGGTTGGTTTAATTTAATTGTATCAGTCCCTTATTTGACATATAATAGGCACTTAATAATGTTGctgaattaataaaattaacCTTGTTGCAAAATTGACCATCCTTAAAACTTAATAATTCAGTATGATGACAGACTTTTTTATGATGATAATAAAAGCAAGAATAGTTAGAATTGTTAGTCATAATCACATATTTACTGCAGACATCCTAGAACTAGATTCTAATGTCATACGACAGAGGCCACTTCCAGTTCTTCAGTTGAGGGGTTCTGTACCTGTTTACTTCTTCTGTAACAACTCCCTTTGCTTGAGTCCATGTTAGCCACCTTCTAATTTGGGCTCCATCTGAAACATTTTCACCATAGGACAATGGAGGAAGCAAGGAGAAGGTTTTTTACTTCTTGCAATTGGCAGTTTTGGTCCATTCTTAGCAATTTCTTTCTTAGAACTTGGTTATTGCAGGTAGAACTTAAATAAggagacatgaaaaaaaaatctactagtAGTGAGTGACCAATGGAGTATTTGGGGTGTAGAGAATGTAAATGGATAGATGTGGAAATGTATTAGGCTGAGGTGAGATAAGGGCAGTAGGATTTGATATTGTTGACTCTGCATTTAGTACAGTACAAGGGAGTGTTGCAGATTGGAAGCTTGAGCTGGAGGTTGGGaacaaatcctggctccaccattttCCTCCTGTGATATCTTACTTTTGCCCAGCTTCTGTTTGAGGTACTATCCAATAGAAACTAGAAGGCATTACAGATACCTTTGATTGAAggtgttttttcattttagaacatttataatatgaaactttgattttataaagtagaaaaaaatttgataaacttCACATTGGTTGAACAGGGTTCACATTTCTGGCTACTTTGTTTTTAACCACCCTtaggttttctcttattttcactCATTGCTCCAGTTTTTCAGAATTCTGCATCTGCTTTTGTGTTCTCCTGAAGCTTTGACCAGTAAATGAGCACACTAATTATTTTATGTAGAAAATTTCATACTTGCTGCATATATGTGGGTAtgtgtgtattttcattttctacatgATTTGCTGTCTCTCTGCCATTTGGGATGAGACACTCAGAGCATGGCCTGTTTTTGCCCTTGCCCACTAGTATTGACCTATGAGGTAAAAGCTTTTCTGGGGATTTTATTGCTGCAGAAAACCTCATCTACTCTTGGAGTTTAACTTGCCGTCATTTATTCAGATTACGTGTGTATATCCTGGCCATTTTCTCCTCTGAACTCCAGTCCATTATATACAAGCATCTACTGGACATCTGCACTTGATTATGTCACAGCTTCAGCAAACTCAACAGGTCCAACCTACTCCACTTTTCTACCCCTCTTAATCTCAGAAAACGGCATTTTCATCTCTGAAGCTGCCTAAACTAGGAATTTGGGAGTTAAGGTTgacccctttttttcccccctttatttCCATATCCAGGTAATCACAAAGTCCTGTTGTCTCCCTTCTTCATACCTCTCAGGTTTGCTTACTGTTTCTACGGCGGTTTCCCTAATTAGTCCGGCCTGTAGTTCTCTCCTGGGTTACTACAGTAGCCTCTTCCTTACTGGGTTTCTGTTTCCAACTGAGTCCCTCTCCAGCATATTCTCTATAGAAGAGGTAGAGTgataaataatttcttaaatacaGTTCTTATGCTGTAGTGCttgaaaactttttaaatgtcCGTCCATTGCCCTGGGGTAGAGGCAGACTCCTTAATGAAACATTTAAGACTTTTCATAATCTTGTCCTCACTTacctcttcagtttccttttgtcACTTTATATTCCAACCATGGAATTTATTTACagttgtctgatgttttcttcttGCCTTAAGGTGTTTGAGTACACTGTCCCTGATACCTACATCTGAACACTTGAGATGTTCTAGGCAGTGTGTACTTTACTTTCGTTAATGTATTTAATCTACTGTCCCTATttcatggatgaagaaactgaagtatagagaggttaagtaacttgtccagttGGTGGATTCAGACCCTGGGAACCTATTTCTGGAGGTTGTGATCATCATCTCACCGCTATATCCTGCTTACTCTTCAGATCTTACATTGTCAAGAAAGCCTACTCCGACCCCGTTGAAGCCCTTAGGGAGGTGCACTGCTCTGTGTTCTCGTGGTGTTCCATTATGTACCTCCTACTCTGTGTACCCCTACTGAAGCATTGACCATGCTGTTTGGAAATTCACTGACGAATtgtcagtttctttcattagaCTGTAAGTTCATTGAGAAGTGAGACTCTCTGGGAACCAAAATATTAATTGCTTAGCATAGCACCTCCCATATAGCAGGCACTAAGTAAATACTTGATGTATACTTGGATGCAAAATTGGCCCATTACCAAGAAACCTTGTCATCAGGAGATGGGAGCCGTCCATTTTTTCCTGAGTTTGTTTCACCAGACTCTTTTGACTGTGTGGAAGTAGGGAGACTGTCTGCCACCATTGACTCTTTCAGCAAATTCATTCTGTGAAGCTTAACAAAAACTCCTAATTCTTAGTATAGTTTTGTGGTTATGGGGACTTGTAATCTATAATGTCTATTGTTAGCTACTCTCCAGGCCTTCACTGACATCTGGGAAATGACTCCATGCAGGGTAATTGATATAACCTTAAGAAGTATAGCGATTAAGTACCTTATGTGCTGAACTATTCTATTGCTGGCTGAAAAATAATTGTGTTCAGAATTTGAAGGCATCTGGCCACCCCAGAATTCGTAGCATTCTTTTCTGAGAAGCTCTAATGAGTGCTGAGGGCTTCTCTCAAATTCACAGCTGCTTTCTAGAGTATCTGCTGTTTGCCATGGGTTCAGGGTTCTCTAGACATTTGCTTGTTGATTAGCTTAGCTAGGATGCCTAGGCCTGTCTTGCTGTATTCATGCTTGTTACCTATGTTCAGGtaactttatattttcaaattgtaAAGATGAGAGGGGTCCACCACAGTCATTGCTGGACCTATAAGGTGACAGTGCTTCAGGGCTTGGAGCTGCTGAGTGGGCAAAAGGGAAAGTAGTTCTTATTTTTACCAGAACAGGGATGGcatgtaaatatttttcccagaaaTGTATTTTACAATGATATGGAATTAAAACATGATTCATTTTACAAAAAGCTCTATAAAAAGTTTCCAGAAACATGTTGAACAAATTGAAGCACTTGTGTTCCTCGTTATTACTAAGTGCGTTTACTACtcataaataatgaaaagaaaaagtaccTTGGCACAATATTCTAGAGTATTTTTTAGTATACTTCATATGGTGTAATAGGAATGGGAGAAaaacttggagaaaaaaataacacttgTATTGTCAGTATCTCCAGACTATGGATaggtctatatatatatatatagacatttgGCTAGGATGAAAGACTGGTGTACAATATGCATTATTTTAGGAAGTAGctctgaatattttataaaaattgcttAATAAGTAAGCCAGGTTGGATGTGATTTTCAGTGTtgagttttgtcttttattttctttttggttattatatttattgaagtTATAATGTCGTAGAAATGATTTATCTTACAAATATTTGATAAACAGATTTGTATCCAAATGGATTACTACTTCCAGTTTTGTAGCTAACTACTTGAAACTTTATATTAGATATTTCTCTTAACAGTTAGAAATGTATGCAGTTAGAGCAAGAAGTATGTTTTGATTCTTGTAAATTGACTTGTTTAAATCTGAAGTAGAATTTTCTTCTAGGTATGGCGATTCAGTACTGCATTTTGTTCTGTCAATGAATGGAAATTTGCTGACATCCTAAGCATGGCTGACCACTTGAAGAAATGCAGTTACAATATTGTAGAGAAACGGGAGGAAGCAATCCCATTGCCGTGTATGTGTGTGACACGAGAACTCACTAAAGAAGGACGTTCACTTCGCTCAGTTTTAAAACCTGTACTTTAAAAACTGTAATTCCACTTGCACATACATGCAAGCACCTAGTATAATTTCTTGGTAATATGTGACACTTTATTAATGTATTAAAGATTACAACTAGCTAAATTCATTGTCACTATGTATATAATGTTTTGAAGTGAcctatatttttataaagtactGTTTAGTTGGAAAAAAAGTTGCCTTAATGTTTGAAATGTGTGAATTTTTTGGAACTTGCTGGACAGGGTGATTTAATTTTTAGCTACATAATTTTCAGAATTAGTATTTTTAGTGGTGTGCATATTTTGGTTCTTAAATTTTTTGCTTCTTAAACTAACAAGATCCTGACCAAACAATTTATTCCTCATTTTCCGTGGGTTATAACCTATGCATTCAAAAATCAAAACTTTGATTCTAATTTTTACATCATAGACTTTTCAGATTCAGAAAACATTCAATTGCTTAAACACTGCATAAGACCattataaagtttttattttctagtgcTCCCCTTACATAATTGTTGATATGTAGATGATCTCtaatacatacataatatttaaaatcatgagTAATGTTGATAATGCCAtttatcatgttttaaaaatagtccacaAAAATGTTTTCGCCTTACATATTTACAACTCTCATACAGAGAGTTGACCATATGCAGCTTTTTTTGGTTAGATGCCACATCCAGAGACTCATGGCAGTGTGTTATGTGACAGGTTAaagcaaaatcaacaaaaaaaacctgtgaATTTACTTTAATTTGAAACTGTATATGGTATTATATATTTGCTAGGTATTTGGTATTTGGAGAGAAGAtaatacagttggcccttcatATCTGCAGGTTCcatatccatggattcaaccaaaggatggaaaatatttgaaaaaaaaaattccatgaaatttcaaaaagcaaaacttgaatttgccactcATCTTCAACTATTTATATGTCACTTAcattatatttacaattatttacatagcatttacattgcattaggtactataaataatctagagatgatttacagTATATGGGAAGTATGCGTACGTTatgtgcaaatactatgccattttatataagggacttgaacatctgTAACTTTTGGGACCGTAgcggggtcctggaaccaatcttctGCAGATACTGAGAGATGACTGTATACCTCATTTTAAGTTTGAATTGGGCATGTTCCGTGAATAAATTTCAGATATTCAGAATGCAAAGGGCTTAACTTTTTATCacaagtgtttaaaatttttgccttttgatgtttataaaaatcacaattatgttgttttaagacatttaaaaatgtgacATTTGCTATCTTTGTAAGATGACAATCATGAAATGCAGAAACCTGTCCTGGTTGACAGTCTCTTTAAAACATTTCCAGGTTAATATTCCATAGACTTCTCTACCAAAAAAGTAAGAATTACATCTTTGTGTAAAACCAAAATATAACAAAGATATTCAAAGACCTATTCTTGaggtattttattatagttttcaaATTGATTTATACTGTTATTAACCTGATATGGTCAGtttagaaaaatgaatatatCAGTATTAAGAAATAAATTGCAAAGATGGAGACTTGTACTTAAATAATTTAGGTAACTTGTGGCATTTGGTCGTCTGAAATGGTTACAAGTTACTTTgctaaaaaaaacttcaaaactaTTTTGTCTTCTCTTCCTACATTTGTCCCTGAGAATGCTCTATTAACTAGGTTCTTGATTCCCATGTATGGCAGTCGGGCAGGGCAGTCCTTGGGCATTACAAAAGAATTGTGAATTGCTTTAAGACTTGGTTGGATCAAGGCCTTATTACAGTTGAAAAATACAACGTTAAAGACTAATCAATTGTTTTGCCTCACCTGTCATTTTAATTAGAAGAATACTTATTTCTTAGTGCTTAAACCAACTTTGTCAACTGTGAGATTTGAATTGCATAAACAGTCTCTTTCTGTGAAAAAGTCAGAAATAAGATATCAAATACTGTAAAATATAACTCTGCCTTTTAAAGTTTTGCCGAAGAATGTGTCTGGTTAGGATAGCACAAAcattaactttttgttttatggttgtgcttttttaaaatccttgtttTTTAAGTTTAGACTCCATGTTTCCACACTGGATCATgagatatttaacattttctaccttttatttcttttacacgTCTttggctgttttcttttttgtttatgccACCATActattttgttaaaatgttttctttgtgcaTTTGTTCAAattctaataaaattaatattttcctttatatggctcagtaacttaaaaagaaaaaacttacatttaaataaaattttaatccttGCTTGACaaattccaaatacagtcatattgtTTCTGTAGTGGGGATTTTCTGCATGTTGTAGGAGTTGCTTGTTGATTATCATTGCTCGCCCATGTTTTACTGgtgaacattaattttttttttttaatatagaaaactCATCAGTTAGCGTTCTCTGCCCCTTCAGTGTCTTCTTGAAAGTAGTCCCACCTAGGGATATTGAAAGGCTGAAGAGTTTCTGgcaatattatttttctaaaacttgTAATGGGAACAATCTGTCTAGCCTTTTAAGCATGAAAAGGTTTGTGTTTTGGCCAAGTAAGTTGTCATTTGAGAAGCCTTTGTTGATACCTTAGTCTTTGCTAACCAGCAAGATAAAGGGCAGGTATTAGGAAGGAGGGAAATACCTGAATTCACTTTTCTCCTCTGCCTTTTTCCCCAGAACTGCCTATTAGCTTAATCTcaatgccccccccccaccctgtctgtctgtctgtctgtctctctctctctgtccttctctctGTAGCTTCTGAGAATCACAGTTCACTTAGAGTagtggttcccaaagtgtggtTCCTGGACCATCAGCGTcatctgggaatttgttagaaatgcaaattcttgggccccttcacagacttagagaatcaGAAACTATGGGATGGGAACCAGCAATCTATTAACAAAGGcctccccaagtgattctgatgcatggtAAAGTATGAGAATTCAGAGGAAAGCCTGGGACTATGCCAGCTCTTCTCCTGAATGATGTGTTATTGGAAcagatatatgtgtgcatgtagcTACATGTATGATCCGAAATTAAGAGTAATAGTAATTTATTAGTATTACCTAAATGATCAAATTTAATGATATATGTTGTCTCAGTCTTACAGCCATATGACAAAATACATTAGGTACCATGTTTgttggacatttttttaaaaagttagtattTACTAGTAACTTAAATTTACTCTTAGTATTTCACTAGTGTTTCTTCTGGTCACGGTTAATTGCAGATTGTTCATTAGCGCTAACATTTAGCCTAGTCATCATTCATTCTCTTGTTGAGTGGTTGCAGAATCATGTGAACATATTAGATTTCTAGGATGGACAGAGTAGAGGTAAAACGATACTGGATTAAGTTCTACAAGAATTCTGTAGGAATTCTTTCAACACTATCAATAAGAGGTATTAAAGATTGGGTTTCTGGTATATCAGTAGTATAGAATCTTTTTTGGTCTTTGACCCTGTGCTACATGTCCCAACaatgttgttgctattattaacTATCCCTTAACATTGGAATCCTTGAAGATATGGTAGTTTATACTACCATATTTATAACAGGTGTTTAATCTCTGGCAATTTGAAGGTAGGTTTTGGTGTTCAGAAGCAAAACAGATTTCATGTTTTGCATCCCAACCTAAAAAGACATggagcttatttattttaaaaattttctaaggaATATttatacaaacattaaaaaatatgtttgtttCATGCATGACACACCACATTGGAAAGTGATATAATTGGAACCTGCAGAGGTGGGTGTTCAGAATTACAGTAGAAAGAAAGCGATTGGCCTTCGTTCTCTCAAAAGGCTGGATAAATCCTTCTGATGGAAATAATTTCTCTGATGTGTGTTTGGCTGGTTATCTAAATATAGCTCTTAGTAGTCTTAACATGCTTGTGAGGCCTAGAAAACAAGTGTGTATTAGTGATGCCGTTAAAGAAAATCAGTTAATCAGTGACTCATCCATTGCgtttaaaataattcagtgatGGGTTTTTTTAGGATTTGATCTGAACCTGATTTCCGAACAAAAAAGTTCAAGATGTACAAGTAAAGGCTAACGCTAGTAAactccattttaaataaaataaggggaGAGGAAGAATGGTTTCTTTTAAAGTCACGTTTTTTACAATTTTCCTTGATTTAAAAGATCAAAGTAAGTTTAagtttccattgtatggatgaaaAAACCTAGGTACTCAAAGTTTAAGTACCGATGAGTGTTTTGGACGCAGTTCACTTTTCTTTACAAAtgcagaaagagaagggaagttTAGATGTAGGGAAATTATTTTGGAGAATATTGTTGCCTAGAATATTTGATTACTAATAAGTGTTTTGGAAAGAGTTATTGGGTAATACCAAAAGGAAACAAAGTAGAAATTAAGTACCGTATGCTGCTCTGAAAATCCTCTGTAAAAATAGGGCCTTTTGCTCAATTTTTACAAGTATTTTATTACATCTGTGATTGGTAAAATCTATAAATGTattgtttatacatatatttattcgcATGTATTATCTCCATAAATTGGCCAAGTAGATTTTAATACATCTTGAGATATACTAATGGAGATACATCTCGAAGTGCTATTTTACCTTAGAACATTTCAAAACTGACATCTTGTATTCAGAATGTTTGACATTCCAATGTATTATGTGGGGAGTaacttttcattaatttataaacTACAAAGAAATGAGTTACAAGGATGATTCATAAACTATAGAAATACAGTAAAAACTCATTGATATGAATCtcctattttataattttttatctttGACGTGCTGTACTGAAGCATCTGTTATTTACCGTGAAGAGCATTTCTGAAGCAAACTGACaacagaaacaagagaaatctgtttccttttcaCTAACACCAGTAAAATTTTAAGCATCCCGCAGATCATATTATTAACCGATTTGCATGCAAATAAGATAGGAAAGGAACTACATGGGTAGTTCTAGTGGTGGTAatagtgtgtgtgtttgaaagtaATATAACTGCATTTGTGTTGAACTCTTAAGACTGACCAACTAATCAGGTCAAATTGTCCTTTCCCAGTAAAAGCAAATTCCTCAggtttaatttttacctttttctaaTGTAAattgttagaatttttttctcagaCAAGATCTTCAAACAGGTAAACAGGTTGATACATGTGTTGGTT encodes:
- the FBXO30 gene encoding F-box only protein 30, with amino-acid sequence MEEELQHSHCVNCVSRRCMTRPEPGISCDLIGCPLVCGAVFHSCKADEHRLLCPLERVPCLNSDFGCPFTMARNKVAEHLEMCPASVVCCTMEWNRWPVSYADRKSYENLSRDVDEVAQLDMALALQDQRMLLESLKVATMMSKATDKVSEPREQISVKSSVPEIPHTNGLVSVDEDSYGALYQATVETTRSLAVALDILNTATRDVGMLSTSLCASANEMKEEENARESLQNRDLKDQDHLYEDEIGAVGGIDHNDTSQNAQSEQNGSSDLLCDLDASSYGTSALCNGFPLENICTQVIEQNQNLHSDSKQSNLTNRECVASDGPSEPSSSLSVAAQVREVIPSNALPNGTVQHILMPDDDEDLCWKKVDLGDLRNVDVLSFSHPPSFKFLSNSCWSKPTEDKAVDTSDLEVAEDPMGLQGIDLITAALLFCLGDSPGGRGISDSRMVDVYHIDFGTQTFSLPSAILATNTMVGEIASASACDHANPQLSNPSPFQTLGLDLVLECVARYQPKQRPMFTFVCGQLFRRKEFSSHFKNVHGDIHAGLNGWMEQRCPLAYYGCTYSQRRFCPSTQGVKIIHDRHLRSFGVQPSVSTVLIEPARNCVLGLHSDHLSSLPFEVLQHIAGFLDGFSLCQLSCVSKLMRDVCGSLLQSRGMVILQWGKRKYPEGNSSWQIKEKVWRFSTAFCSVNEWKFADILSMADHLKKCSYNIVEKREEAIPLPCMCVTRELTKEGRSLRSVLKPVL